The region TTTAATGCTAATAGAACTTCTAATTTTTTTATAATTCTCCATTTTGCCACTAATTTCATTTCTTAACATTTTTAATTCACTTAGAATAATTTCATATGTATCAGACGGATAATCAGGAATAGTGTTTTCAATGCTAATATAGTCTATTCCAAAATCAATTGACCGTTTAGCTAATTTCTTGTAAGTCTCTATCACATAATGTGATTTATATATATCTTGATTTTCAATATATTCTTCGATATTTGATATCATTATGTTAATATCATCCAAAAGTATTTTCATAGTATCCCCCGCTATTTACCATATAAGCATATTAATAATAAAAACCAATTTATTTCTTAATTATTTAATAAGTACATAAATTATTATATCACTGAATTATAATAAAATATTTATTATTCTAAAATACAGTTTTCAAATATAAAAAAGCAGCCAGTAAGGGGGGACAAACTGACTGCTTGCATATTAATAATTCGATTTATCGTTTTCTATCTATGTTTATATAATAATTTCTTATTGTGACAATTACGTTACAACAATAAGTATAATATGTTAATTTAAATTATATTCCCTTGTTATAACCTTTTAAACCTTACCCAACTCTAATTTCAATTCTTGTATTTGACTTAATTCAGCTTCATAATGTTTTTCGTCTAAATTCAAATTTTTAGTAACATCTTTAAAAAATATTTCACCTGCATTAAGTAACGTACTTATAAATTCATTTTTAGGTAAAGTCCATGAAGAACAAATATTTTCTTCTAAAGTCATTATAATGTTTTCTTCAGATATACTTTTTAACTTAATTTTCACTGGTTGATCAGGAAATAACATTTCTGCACAACCACTAGACATAAACTCTTCCAGCATATTAAAAATATAAGCCCATAACTGATCTACATAGTCCCATAATTTAAAATCTAATATTATCTTATCTCCATATTTTAAATAAATAACGCCTTCTAGATAATTTAAATCTAAATCATCAGCTATTTCTAAAATACTATTTTTATCTGAAACTTCAATAAAATATTTTTTCCACTCATTATTAATGGTATTTAGATTATTTATTATCATTTCAGGTCTATTTATATATGATTTACATATAAACAATTTTTCGCCACCTATTATTGTAAATGTACACTATTAATCAATCCACTTTTTCATTGCATCTGTTTTATTAGGAAATTGTGATAATAACTTAATAGCTTTTACTTTAATTTTATTAATCTCATCTTTCAATTTTTGGGGAACAAGTGACTCAACATCTTCCAATTCACATCCCTGTTCAATTAAATCTACTACCTCTGTATTTATTCCTAAAGTATTTAATTTTTCTACCGAATATGGACTACATAAACATTGCTCACAATCTTCTATTTTTATTGCACCCTCATTTAATGATTCCATTAACCCAACCATATTTATTAATATGAATTTTTCAATTTCCACTTTATCTAATATGCTTACTTCTAATTTATCCATAATGACTCTCCTTTAATTAAGCTTATTTATTGCTCCATCCATTTTTAACCTTGACATTAAAAACTTTTCCTGATTGACTTTGAAAATAGTGAATTGATACCTTTTTCCCAACTGCATCATATCCATCTTTATATACTTTTTTCCATTGCCCATGCTCAACTTTTCTTAATTCTTCCAATACACTTCCATTTTTTATATTGACTTTTTTCATTCCATTAACTACATCTTTAAATCCATCTGGATATTCAGGCGCTTTTTTAATAGATTCATATACATTTTTAATGCTTGTACTACCAGCACTTCCAAACCCAGAAGCAGCTATGAAAGATTTACCTCCTATGCTTATACCAGGTTTAAAACATTTGAATGTTGACCTTGCTCCTGCAATTCCTGAACCTAAAAAAACTCCACCTAGTTCACATGTCACCATATCCGAACCTGCTTCTGCTAAATTAGGATTTATTCCTGTTGCTATCATAGCATTTTTTTCACTTGAATTAAATAACCCAAATCTTATTTTCCAATCAATCCCTGCAAGTTTAAAAAAGTCTAAGGTTCCATCAAATACATTGTCCTTATTAAATAGTTTATCTCTTAAATTATCCCTTTCCTTTTTTAACCGCATAAGGCCACTGTCTTTCTTCACTGTAAATGATAAACTATCACTATCATTTGAACTATATTGAGCACTATTTTCATTATCTGCTTTTTCAAAATCACCTTTTACTTTAATTAATTTGTCATGAAGTTCTTTCAGTTTACCTAAGAGCTTGTATCCTTCTATGTTCGCTTCTTCTACCATATTATATATTTTATTCATACTGAAAGCTGCAAAATTATTCCTTAATTCGTTATTATAATTGTCTATTGCTTTAATTTGCTTACTAAGAATATTATTTCCCCATAAAAACTGTTTAGCAAGAACTTCAAGCTCGTCTGTTACCATTTTTATCTCTGCCATACAATCACTCCATTATTGTATCTCATGGATATTATACCTTTATATGTCTTAAGAATCAATAATATTTAAGTTTAATTAAATTATTAATTAAACTTATTTGTATAGAATTACATACTTTTAAAAGAATATACTTAAGGCCATAAAAATTAATCTTGCATTTTCTATTTATAATCATATTTTTATAGAAACAAAAACAGTCAGTAATAAACGATAAACTGACTGCTTTCACATTGATATTCTGATGCGGTGTATTTATATAGTAACAATATATATTATGATAATTTAAATTTACTTATACCCATTTATTCCTTATTAAGTTTATAAATTCGTTTTTAATAAAAACTTTTTCTTATAATTTTCCCATCTTTCATTAATGCTTTTGATTGAAAGGGGTTAATACCTATAATATTTTTATTTCTTTCAAAAAAATTACTTAATTTAAATCTATCTCAATTTGAGGATCTATAAATAACATATTTTTATCCGAAGAGGATTTTTTTACTTTTTCATATGAAATATAGCTCATACCTATATTTTCTTTTTTCGAATCATCTTTTTTAATACACATTTAATCTCACCCCATTCACTGCCACTAATGAAATTTATCAACTTAACAATTACATGTGCTGCAAATAAACAGATTTCAGCTGCTATTATATAATTAAAATATTGCATCAAGAAAAATTGTCCTGCTATTACTCCGAAGAAAAGAATACTATTATAGATATTTTCTTTTACGTTATTGGTCCAACACTCTTCAAAATCATATAAAAGCCCAAAGTAACTACCAAAAACATAATTAAATAACATTCAAGGAAAAGTCTTAATTGATCCAGCGAAATATTTAATTCTTTAAGTACCTTGATTAAATATATATGTCCAGTGACAGTGATAAAAACAAAAAACACATTTTCTATCTTTTTTAACATCTTCTCCAAAGTTTTACACCTCTATTTACATTAAAAATTCATGCTTAACCCCGTATTATTCAAATCACTGCTGCCATCATTTATACTATCAATATCCTCTCCATTTTCCTTAATAATTTCTTCTGAATCATCTATCGGCAATACAATATTTTCTTCAAGCTTAACTCCAAGAAACTTTTTTATTAATACGGTATTGTTTTCTAAGTTCATTAAAGTACTATAAAGTCTCTGCTTACTTATATCATCAAAACTTCCAAGAGCTTCATATATACCATTGAGTTTAGTAACCTGTCCACCAACAGTTTCATCAATCATATTGCAAATTTTTAAAATAGATGGTGCAAAATCCAGCTGTGCCAGTTTTTCCGTTATACCTTCATTGATTTTATCCTGAACCTTTACCTCTACAAATTTTAGTTGTTTTTTTAATTCTTTTTTATCACTGGTAAGTAAATTTATATTTGAGCTTGCAACTTCAAGTTCGTTTTTAAGTTTCTGAATTTCTTCATTTTTTTCTAGCTCTACCTTAGTCCTTTCATCTTCCTTGGCTTTTTCAACGGCCTTTTGTCTATCATTTTGTGCATCTATAAGTCTCTGTGCCATTTCCTCTACCGTTAGTTCTGCCATAACATCACCCTCTCTTCTCTTTTATTAAATTTTCTATTTTCCAATGTATTTTATGAATTTCTTATATTCTTCAAATTGTGGATCATTAAGCATTGCTTTGAATTTTTGTGACATATAAACATAATCTACTTTCTGCCTTAGTGCAGATTTAAATAATATTAGAAGTATTTTTACTTCTATTTCATTAAATTTACTATCAGTATTCTGGTGAATTTTAACTATTGTTAAATCATTCCTAAAACTATACATTCTTTTGAGATTGTCATACACCTTTACTTTTTTATCTTTTAAATCTATGTTCTTCAATCTATCAACATCATAAGTTACAACAACAATTCTTTTGTTATTACTTAAATCATCCATTATTTTTTCACAACTTTCCATCAGTTCATCTCCACTTCATTCTTTCTATTAATTTATCAGCTCTTCCAGCTGCTCTAATACAGGCAATTATAGTCAAAAGAACTGTAACCATCATAATTAAAACAGCAGTACCAACACACTTAATTAACACAATCTACACTTCCTCAATATATCTGACAATCATTTATAAGTATTTTTCTTATGTCTCCCTTAACAGTCACATAGCAGAAATAATTATCTTTTTTGATAAAATCGTATGTTTTACCTATCTTATCTTTATACCAATAGTTATCTTTTGAACAAGACATTATAATAACCTTCATAACTGCCTCCTAATTAATTTTTACATAAAAAAATAAGCCCTTACGGACTATCAATTAAATTTATCACTGGAATCATTAATTAGTACTTTTATCTTTATTCTTATTAGATTTACTAGCCATCATATTTAATATTTTTCTAACCACATCAAAGCCAAGTGAACCACCAAAGGTAATTACTGCTATAATAACAGCCAATGTCATAAAGTTTAATTTTATAAAAATCGTTACTAATACTGCCCCTATAAGGCATACTACATTTGAAATCATTTTGAGTGTTTCTATTTTTCTTTTAAATCTATCTGTCTTTTCATCTTTTACCCTTATCTCATTATTTTTCACTGAAAATACATCCACTGACAATGAGGATTGAAGGATAATTTAAACAGCTGATTTATTTCATTTTCAAAGATTATTCCGCTTGTCTTTTTCTTGTATATAACAGCAAAACTTAAGCCTGTATCCTTATAATCTATAACATCATAAGAATTATCTATCTCAAATATTTCACTTTTTACTTCAATTCCATTACTGTATATAAGTCTGTATTTTACAAGATTAAATGAATCACAAATCTCATCCATCCAAAACACAGGTACTTTTACAAAAGTTATATTATTATTTTTTTGTGACTTTCTTATATACCTCTCATACAATATCTTTTCTTCAGGTGTAAATCCAAGCAATTTTTTCACCGAAATCATAAACATCACCTTCTTCTTACAGCCCTTGTACACTTACACTTAGGATAATTACTACATCCATAAAAGTCACCATTTCTTCCATGTCTCAGCTTCATTTCTTTCCCACACTTAGGGCATATAACTCTCTTACTTATTTCACTGGAACTCTTTATTGTTGGATTATTTTTATTCATCATTTTTATAAGGTCTCTCCTATCCCACAACTCTACATTCTTATTAGTGTCAGCTAAATTAATTGCATTAGGTGTAAAATAGTTATTCGTTACAACTAGACATTTATCTGCCTTATAGTAACTTTTTGAAGCAATAACTTGCTGCACTGCTTCAATTCCAACTTTGCTTATCCAGCGTTTAGCTTGTACAACAATTCTGTATCCACTTTTATTTAACACAAGATCCGCTCCATAATCTCCTGTTGTTGGTGTCAACTCAACTTTATATCCCAGTTTTTCAAAATGAGCTTTTAGAAATTCCTCAAACTCCTCTCCTGTCATTTTATCAACAATGCCTATGCTGCTATTTAGGTATTTAGATGATATTCTATTATTAAAGAATTGTGTATATAGAAATCTTATTAAAAGTATAAAAAATAAAAATGCCATTATTATTAACATGACATTTCTTACATTTGCAACATCAATTCTATTCACTTTTAAGTAACACGTAATCAACCCCACAGAACTTATGAATAATTCTACATATAATTTTCTTCGTTTAGCTGCCATTCTTCTTTTTATTCTTGACACTTAATTATCACCTTCTTTTAAATCTTCCAAATTTACAGTTCTTATTTTTATTCCTGGTAATTCTCTTTCTAATGTATCTTTCTGCTCCTCCAAGCACACTACCTCTATTTTTGCTCTCACAGACGTAGAATTATATTCAAACATTGTTCTATACTGCTTTAATTTAACGAGTTTCTCCATATCATTATTTATCATTGTAACGACATTAACACCGTCTGATGTAACATAGTCAGCAAAGACAAGGTTTGATTTAGAAAAGTTAACATCACCATAAACTAATTCAGTAGCCATAGCATTAACATTTTTTACTCCGTAGAGGTTAAGAAGATTAAGACCATAATCAGTTAATGGCAATAACAATTGTTCTTTAACTTCAAGAGTTCTCAGTTCCTCTTTATACAGCTGCATAGTTAAACCATTTTCAGCAAATACTATTATTCTATCAAACAGACCTTCTCTTGACTTTTGAATTAT is a window of Clostridium pasteurianum DNA encoding:
- a CDS encoding DUF3969 family protein, translated to MDKLEVSILDKVEIEKFILINMVGLMESLNEGAIKIEDCEQCLCSPYSVEKLNTLGINTEVVDLIEQGCELEDVESLVPQKLKDEINKIKVKAIKLLSQFPNKTDAMKKWID
- a CDS encoding restriction endonuclease, whose protein sequence is MSRIKRRMAAKRRKLYVELFISSVGLITCYLKVNRIDVANVRNVMLIIMAFLFFILLIRFLYTQFFNNRISSKYLNSSIGIVDKMTGEEFEEFLKAHFEKLGYKVELTPTTGDYGADLVLNKSGYRIVVQAKRWISKVGIEAVQQVIASKSYYKADKCLVVTNNYFTPNAINLADTNKNVELWDRRDLIKMMNKNNPTIKSSSEISKRVICPKCGKEMKLRHGRNGDFYGCSNYPKCKCTRAVRRR